In one Leptospira yasudae genomic region, the following are encoded:
- the yidD gene encoding membrane protein insertion efficiency factor YidD, translating into MNRLAIKLIQLYKKLISPLLPPACRFTPSCSEYAAQAFQEYGFFRALQLSIWRILRCNPLSRGFEDPLPPNTKRTNLTHGR; encoded by the coding sequence ATGAACCGACTTGCAATCAAACTGATTCAGCTGTACAAAAAGCTGATCTCTCCTTTACTCCCGCCCGCCTGTCGTTTTACACCCTCTTGTTCCGAATATGCAGCGCAAGCATTTCAAGAATACGGATTTTTCCGCGCATTGCAGTTGAGTATTTGGAGAATTTTGAGATGTAACCCTCTCTCCAGAGGGTTTGAAGATCCCTTACCACCTAACACTAAAAGGACGAACCTGACTCATGGAAGATAG
- the yidC gene encoding membrane protein insertase YidC, with product MEDRQSRLFLALILSMGIWMGVNYFFFPSNPPKKTPETKEANSDKPSETKKTDPAPNEPKKESQITAPVKETKVVPSDAKKTLVVTDSYIVEFSSLGGRISKFYVKDYVGSDGHTVQVARKNPETLTIDGKTYQGVELSREKGFDFNFTDSLNGLPDSEWNQVLFSMEENKANQSVVFTAISPDKTLQLKKTFRFFNNENYFKVSFSITNLTREKLAFASPKTTQYLRTFGSLGPFPKDRPLNDRDTANFFRFYHLGGSFNDTLDGSSSVGFWSSVGNFFTGNSGADESFSLKTSPEGVDFAGTGSRYFIAVADPLDHKAQGVVLDNRPKNESGAVLVYDNISLSPGETYVLDFASYVGIRESVGMVFKNPELDPNQAKNSPFAGLSSDLNKSFNQGITTPFRNGIIWVLKQIYRFTVPNYGWSIIIFAILFKLVFYPLNQKQADSMKKMQELSPQLKTINEKFANDPKLRQQKTMELYKKNNVNPVGGCLPMVIQIPIFIALYTAFSDTIDLWNSPFLWVKDLSEPDVIWTSPAIPYFTQTGIGLNLLALLMVGTQIFQTRMTSVSMDPNQKVLLYVMPVMMLYIFWNMPSGVTLYWTFQNILSIGQQWITNHLKKTEEKKKAKA from the coding sequence ATGGAAGATAGACAAAGTAGATTGTTTTTAGCTTTGATTCTCAGTATGGGAATCTGGATGGGAGTGAATTATTTTTTCTTCCCTTCCAATCCTCCGAAAAAGACTCCGGAAACAAAGGAAGCGAATTCCGATAAACCTTCCGAAACGAAAAAGACGGATCCTGCTCCGAACGAACCGAAAAAAGAATCCCAAATAACCGCTCCCGTTAAGGAGACGAAGGTAGTTCCTTCCGACGCTAAAAAGACGTTAGTCGTAACCGATTCTTATATCGTAGAATTCAGCTCTTTAGGCGGTAGAATCTCCAAGTTTTATGTGAAAGACTATGTGGGTTCCGACGGACATACGGTCCAAGTCGCCCGCAAAAATCCCGAAACTCTCACCATCGACGGCAAAACGTATCAAGGCGTCGAATTATCCAGAGAGAAAGGTTTTGATTTCAACTTTACGGATTCCTTAAACGGTCTTCCCGATTCGGAATGGAATCAGGTTTTGTTTTCTATGGAAGAAAATAAAGCGAATCAATCCGTCGTGTTCACCGCGATCTCGCCCGACAAAACGCTTCAGCTGAAAAAAACGTTCCGCTTTTTTAACAACGAAAACTACTTCAAAGTTTCCTTTTCCATCACGAACTTAACCAGGGAGAAACTGGCTTTCGCTTCTCCGAAAACGACTCAGTATTTAAGAACGTTCGGAAGTCTCGGGCCGTTTCCGAAAGACAGACCTTTGAACGACAGAGACACCGCCAACTTCTTCCGTTTCTACCATTTGGGCGGTTCGTTTAACGATACGTTAGACGGAAGTTCTTCGGTAGGATTTTGGTCTTCCGTCGGAAACTTCTTTACCGGAAATTCCGGAGCGGACGAATCCTTCAGTTTAAAAACGAGCCCGGAAGGCGTGGACTTTGCGGGAACCGGTTCCCGTTATTTTATCGCGGTGGCCGATCCTCTCGATCACAAAGCGCAAGGCGTGGTTCTGGACAACAGACCGAAAAACGAAAGCGGAGCCGTATTAGTATATGATAATATTTCTCTGAGTCCGGGAGAAACCTACGTTCTTGATTTCGCTTCTTACGTTGGAATCAGAGAAAGTGTGGGAATGGTTTTTAAAAATCCCGAACTGGACCCGAACCAAGCCAAGAATAGTCCGTTTGCCGGTCTGAGCTCCGATCTGAACAAATCCTTCAATCAAGGGATCACCACTCCTTTCCGAAACGGAATCATCTGGGTCTTGAAACAAATCTACCGTTTTACCGTCCCGAACTACGGATGGAGCATCATCATCTTCGCGATTCTTTTCAAACTCGTCTTCTATCCTTTGAATCAGAAACAAGCGGATAGCATGAAGAAGATGCAGGAACTCAGTCCTCAACTCAAGACGATCAACGAAAAATTCGCGAACGATCCGAAGTTGCGTCAGCAAAAAACCATGGAGCTTTATAAGAAGAATAACGTAAACCCTGTGGGCGGTTGTCTTCCTATGGTGATCCAAATTCCGATTTTTATCGCACTTTATACCGCGTTCTCTGATACAATAGATCTTTGGAACTCACCTTTCTTATGGGTCAAAGATCTCAGCGAACCGGACGTAATCTGGACTTCACCGGCGATTCCTTATTTCACTCAAACAGGAATCGGCCTGAACCTTCTCGCTCTTTTGATGGTCGGAACACAGATTTTTCAAACGAGAATGACTTCCGTATCCATGGATCCGAATCAAAAGGTTCTTCTTTACGTAATGCCGGTGATGATGCTTTACATTTTCTGGAACATGCCTTCCGGAGTTACTCTCTATTGGACTTTCCAGAACATTCTTTCCATCGGTCAGCAGTGGATTACAAATCACTTAAAGAAAACCGAAGAAAAGAAAAAGGCGAAGGCCTGA